GGTCATCACGTGAATCATTGCCAGATAGACAAACGCTTCGCTGGACGCGGTCAGGCGTTCGTAGTCCTTGCTCAATCGGCGCGAGCGATTCAGCCAACCGAATGTGCGCTCAACCACCCACCGCCGTGCCAGCAGCACGAAGCCACGGGCGTGGTCTGGACGCTTGACGATCTGGAGTATCCAGCCGCACATCCGTTTTACCCACTCAATCAATGCGCCTGCATAGCTGCCGTCCGCCCAGATCTTCTCCAAGCGTGGGCAATGTGGCTTGACTTTCTCCAGCAGCAGTTTGGCGCCATCGCGATCTTGAATGGCCGCCGACAGCACCAGGACTGCCAACACCAGCCCTTGCGTGTCCACCAGCGTGTGGCGCTTGCGCCCGTTGATCTTCTTGCCCGCGTCGTAGCCCCGCTCGCCGCCCATCTCGGTCGTCTTCACCGTTTGGCTGTCGATGATCGCCGCGCTCGGCTCGCCTTCTCGACCGTCCAATTCGCGCACCTCAATGCGCATCTCACGGTTGATACGCTCCCACGTGCCATCATCGCGCCATCGACTGAAGTAGTCATAGACCGTCTGCCACGGCGGCAGGTCATGTGGCAGCATGCGCCACGGACAGCCACTCCGTGCCAGATACAACAACGCATTCATGATCTCGCGAAGGTTCACCGTGCGTGGCGCGCCTCGTGTATTCGGTGGCGGCAGATGCGGCTTGAGCACCGCCCACTGTTGGTCGGTCAAATCCGTCGGGTAGGGCTTGCGCTTGGTCGGCATGCTGCTATTTTAGATTTCGCAAACAAGCTCTTAAAGGGTCAAACGGCAAGTTTGAGCATACGACGGATGCTGGCGATGTAAACGAAGGCTTCGCTGGAAGCAACGGTGTGTTCAAAGTCACGAGACAAACGGCGGTAACGCCCCAACCATCTGAAGGTGCGTTCAATGATCCAGCGTTTGGGCAACACCCGCCAGCCTTCGCCACCGGCCGGACGACGAACGAGGTCAAGCGTCCAACCGAGAAAGAGTTTGACCCAGTCCGCGATCTCTTGATACGCGCCATCCGCCCAGATGGTCTTGAGCCGACAATGGCAATTGTAAGACACGCACTTGATCTGATCGAACAGTTTTTGGAGCAGGCGCTTGCCGCCTGCCCCATCTTGAAGGCTGGCACTGTGCACCACCACCATCAGCACCAAGCCAGGGGGTCGCCGATCAGGTGGCGCTTGCGTCCCGGCGTGTGTTGATGCACATCGATCCCGCGGTGTTCTCCACCCTCGGAGGTTTTGACGCTCTGACTGTCGATGATGGCCGCACTCGGCGGCTCGGGAGCCTCGCTGAACCGACACGGCGTTGATCTGGGCGCACAGTCCGCTGTGCGTCCAGCGCCAGAAATACCCATACACGGTCTGCCACGGCGGAAACGTCTTCAGCAGCATCCGCCACGCACAGCCTGTGCGCGCCACATAGAGGATGCCGTTCAAGATTGCGCATCACGACCACTTCCGATGCCCTTTGGGTTGCTTCACAGGCAGGAGTGGTGCGATGAGCTCCCATTCGTTACACTTCAGGTCGGTCGGGTAGGTTGGGTTGACGAAAGACATCCGCCCAGCTTACCTGACTTTTTAAGAGACGCTCTCTTAGGTTGTTGTGCAGACATCGGCTTCCCCCTTCCTTCGTGGTAGATGCTTTACTTGTGCCGGAGGTTTAACACAAAGCATCTATTTGTCAACAAGAGGTGGGGCGCTTAGGTGACGCGATGCGTATAATTCCATGCGTGCCGACGATCCTTCGCGTGAAAGGGTATCGCTTCTTCTTCAACAGTCGCGAAGAGACGCGGCGACACGTTCATGTTTCAACTGCAGATGGCACTGCGAAGTTCTGGCTCGAGCCACTCATCGCGCTAGCACACTATTACAACATGAATTTCGAAGGAGCTCGCCGAGGCTGAGGAGATCATACGAGAACATGCAGACGACTTCCGAGCAGAGTGGGACAAACACTTTAACCAGTGAGGTCACCACGATCACTGCGCATGGCTTTTGGCTGTGGGTGGATGACCACGAGTACTTCGTGCCGTTCGCGGA
The sequence above is drawn from the Blastocatellia bacterium genome and encodes:
- a CDS encoding IS5 family transposase yields the protein MPTKRKPYPTDLTDQQWAVLKPHLPPPNTRGAPRTVNLREIMNALLYLARSGCPWRMLPHDLPPWQTVYDYFSRWRDDGTWERINREMRIEVRELDGREGEPSAAIIDSQTVKTTEMGGERGYDAGKKINGRKRHTLVDTQGLVLAVLVLSAAIQDRDGAKLLLEKVKPHCPRLEKIWADGSYAGALIEWVKRMCGWILQIVKRPDHARGFVLLARRWVVERTFGWLNRSRRLSKDYERLTASSEAFVYLAMIHVMTKRLARQQTCFG
- a CDS encoding IS5 family transposase, yielding MNGILYVARTGCAWRMLLKTFPPWQTVYGYFWRWTHSGLCAQINAVSVQRGSRAAECGHHRQSERQNLRGWRTPRDRCASTHAGTQAPPDRRPPGLVLMVVVHSASLQDGAGGKRLLQKLFDQIKCVSYNCHCRLKTIWADGAYQEIADWVKLFLGWTLDLVRRPAGGEGWRVLPKRWIIERTFRWLGRYRRLSRDFEHTVASSEAFVYIASIRRMLKLAV